The genomic interval TTTTACGCATTGTTTTTTTCATCCACGGCAAATGAGCGTAATTAAAAATAGCCAATCTATCAGGGCTTAAAGCTACAACTTTTTCAAGCGTGCGTGCAAAGGTTACTTCATTTTGAAAAGGCAACCCATAAATGAGGTCAAAATTCACGGAATTAATCCCAAATTCACGCGCAAGGCTAATTGCAGCACTTACTAGCTCCACACTTTGTTTTCTATGCACAGCCTCTTGCACCTTGTCCTCAAAATCCTGCACACCAAAACTCAAGCGATTGAATCCATTATCTTTTAACACTTCCATTTGCTCTCTGACAAAAAATCGTGGGTCAATTTCGCAACTTATTTCTGCAGAGGGTGCAAAATGCGTAAAAGTATTGCGAATGAGGCTTATCACTTCTTGTAATTCCTTAGCATTAAAAAAAGTTGGTGTGCCTCCACCAAAATGAAATTGCACCACTTCACGCGAAGTATCCATATATTTGCTTAAAAGTGCAAGTTCTTTTTTAAGATAATGTATATAATGTTGCTTTTTTTCTTCTTTGCTTGTATAAACAACATTACAACCACAATAATAACAAGCCGAGCGACAAAAGGGTAAATGCACATATATTGATAGAGGTAAATTTGACATAGAATCTGCCCGCGAGAGCGCTTGAATATAAGCTTTATCATCCCAAGATTCTTTAAATTCTACTGCAGTTGGATAACTTGTATAGCGAGGACCTGATTTTGAATATTTGACAAACGCCCCAAAATCAATTTTTTCACTTACTCCACTCAATGCCTTTGCTCCTCTTATTTAGATTTACGCAGATAATCAATATCAAAAAATAAATTAGGATACTTTTTTTTAATATCTTTAGCAAGAGTATTTGTATTAATATCTGGCAAATTTCCATCATTTAAACGCAAAGATTCTAAAGCATTTTTTGCTACTACCATTGCATCATCAAAATCAATGGGCATTTGAGAAATAATATCTTTTTCTAATCTCATCACAAGCTTTTCCTCTTGAATATTTTTGATATGTGAGAGGAGCTGGACAAATATTTTTTGAGGAAATACCACATATTCCTCGCCCTGCTCATCTTGCAAAAACCACAAATCCTCCTTTGAAAATCCTCCACTTTCCATAGCAAGAAGCATCGCATTACCCTCAAGGCGACGTAAAATGCCAAGATTCTCACCTGATTCATCAAGCCATTTCTCTTGTTTTGATGCTTTCATTGCTTACTCCACGCTCACAAGCGGGATTTTATTTATCCGTGCTAAATAGAGCATAATGCCCTTTTGCGCGTGAAGGCGATTCTGTGCTTCTTGGAATACTTTGCTCTGTGCGCCCTCAAGCACACCTTCACTCACCTCTTGCCCTCTATATGCAGGGAGACAATGCAAAAAAATAGCATCTTTTTGTGCATAGCTCATCATAGCCTCATCTACACAAAAATTTGCAAAAGCACATTTGCGTTGTTCTTTTTGTTCTTCTTGTCCCATTGACGCCCAAGTATCGGTAACCACAACATTTGCATTACTCACTGCCTCTTTTGCGTCATTTAGAATCTTGATTTTACCTCCACTTTGGATACACATATCCTGTGCCTTTGTGATAATATCTGCCTTAGGTGCATATCCAATTGGTGAAGCAATACGCAATTCAAAGCCCAAAATACCAGCAAGGTTAATCCACGAATGTGCCATATTATTGCCATCACCAATATATGCTACAATAGGATTCCTCCCTCCCTTGCCTTTCGTGGGATAAAGAGGATTGTGATGAGTAAGATAAATACCGCATTCTATCATCGTAAGATAATCCGCGATAAGCTGCACGGGGTGAAAATCATCACTCAATCCATTAATCACAGGCACAGATGAATATGAGGCGAACTCCTCTAATCTGCTATGCTCACTTGTTCTCATCATTATCATATCTACCATCGAACTAATCACTCGTGCGGTGTCTTTGATGGGTTCGCCTCGTCCAAGTTGTATATCTTTATGAGAAAGGAATATACCCTGTCCGCCTAATTGAAATATACCACTCTCAAAGCTTACTCGTGTCCGCGTAGAGCTTTTTTCAAAAATCATCGCCAAAACTTTACCCTTAAGATAAGGTTTGTTACCAATATGCAAAGATTCGTATTTAAGTTCTAGGGCAACATCAACCATTGCTAGAATTTCATCTCTGTTAAAATCATTCAGAGTGAGAAAATGTTTCATCTACCTGCCTTGTGCGATTTGCATAAAACCGAAATTATATCTAAAAATAGCAAAGATTACTTTAATACATTATGTTTATGGAGTATTTTGAGGGATATAATCTTCAATACCTATGGTAATATTCATTGTAATATTTTTAAAAAGCACTTTGTTTTTGCTTCGTTCATAATAAAATTCCTGCCCACCTCGCACAAACCACTGCACAAATGTCCCATTGTTTGCTACACGCTTCCCATCGCCATCAAAAATATCTCGTGCGCTCACAATATCGCTAAATAAATTAGGATAACTCACTTCCCCAAAAAAAGCGCGTGCCGCTATCCATTTAGAAGTGCATTCTTTGCCCATACACACTTCTCTTTTTGTAATAACAATCTTCCCAACAGGCTTACCAAGCTTATAAAGCTCAAGCGCAAGGTCTTTATTTGATTTATTATACTTCAATGAAGCGAAATCATAAAATTTTACTCGAGGTGTGTCAATAAGAAGAATTTTAAACTTCGTGGGTTCTAAAACCGGGGGTTCATTAGGATTAATATCAGGATTCTGAAAACCCTCAAACCACGCACAAGAAGCGAGAAAAAGAGGGAGTAGCACAAGAGTAGTGCTTAAAAGTATTCGCTTAAAAATACCAAATATTGCACTCATTACATACCTTAGCACTTGCCATACTAGGCTCGTGCATTAGAGAGAATCCTATGCCAAATTCTACCATCAAGCTTTAACTCCATATTTACTTGACATAAGCCATCTTTATATACAGTTTCAAGCACTTCAGCATTTCGAATAAGAGCTTGGACCTTTGTTTTAACCGTTGAGCTCTGAAGCATCATATCACGCACTGTATCTTGTGCATTTACTCTAATGCCATACATTTTTTCACCAATTTGACGATACGCATCTACAATCGCTGCTCTTTTTGCCATAGCAAAAGCCTGTGAGGGAGAAAGAGAATTTTCAGGTGAAACGCCAATTCCCACTGCACTCAAAGTAATTTCATTCTCTGGTGTAAGCATTGGAGAATTAGGAATATTATTGCTCCCTCCTCGCCCAATATATTCATCATCTCTATCAAACTTTGGTTCAAGATTACCTTTGTTTAAACCGGGCACCTCAACCTTTTCTACTACAAGAGTGTTGATTTTAGGATTTTTAGAAAGCAGGTTAGGGTTAGTATTGTATCCGGGCATTGGCGGATAAGTAGGTGCTTGGATAGGTGAATACATAGGCTGATTACTTGCGCTTGGTGGGATTAATCCGTTATTTGCTCCACCCGAGCCATCGCCAACATTAAACAAATCTCCGCATCCACTCAATGCAAACACAGCAAAACTTGCAATGATTGAACCTTTAAGCAAATTACTTTTCATATTCAGTCCTTTGAATTAAATTTCAGAAGACTAAAAGCAAGTAGTGTTCCATAATTTTTATAATTTATGATAAGGATGAAATCCACCGCCGCAATGCTAAACGCATTCTTTTGGGAAATCCATAGACTCTAGGGAAAAGGCAGCAAAAATATCTTTTACCTTTTATATTGAGTTGAGACAAAGATAAAAGCAAGTCTTTTTTACTAAAGCCAAGCTCCTCGACATAGCCCACAAGCTGTAAAGATTGCGTTAACTTTTTCACATTATCCAAACAAGCACGATAATAATACTCCTTCATTACAGGATTCTCTTCCTCCCTAAAAGAATGCAAAATCATAAAATAGCTATAAGTAATTTTTATCCGCATTATCTCTTGTAACAAATGAATTCATAATAGAGCTAGGAACAAGTGTATAATTATAAACTTGCTCGTGGCTTATATAAATATTTTTACATTTGCTTACTGATTTTGTGCAAAATGCAATGTCTTCATAGATGATATGAGGGATAAAAGTAATATTGTTTTCAAATATTAAAGAAGCCTTGCTGACAAAACTTCCCGCTGAAGTTATCATAGCATACCCTCCAAGTGATAAAATCAAATCTGTGGGAGTATATAAGCCCTCAATATGAGAAGGAAACACTTGCCAATCAAACTCTACTTGCGTATATGTGGTAGGCTCTCTTGCGATATATATGCTATACATAAGCACATCTACATCATATTGTGTCAATATATGATAGGAGTGCTCTAGTGCATAACTCTGCAAATAATCATCAGAATCTAAAAAACGAATATAATTCAAATATTGTTGGGGGGGGGGATTAGTAGAGATGATAAGATTCTTTACATATTCTAATCCCGCATTACGAGCCATTGATTGCCCTTGATTTTCTTGATTTAAAGTTACAAATCTAGCATCTTTATTGGCATATTCTTGAGCGATTTCTCCACTAGAATCTGTGCTACCATCATTCACTAAAATCGCCTTCCATTGAGTATAGCTCTGTGAAAGAAGTGAATCTAGGCATTTTCTTAAATACCTCTCCACATTAAAAATTGGCACGATGATATAAAACATTATTTGCTCATTTGCCACCTAGCACCTCCTCCCACAATGGCATAATAGCCTCTTTACTAAACTTTTGTGCTACTCTTGCTTTTGCTGCCTCGCCCATAGTTTTGCGCTTATTTTCATCACTCATTAATTCTATAAGCTTATGTGCATAAGTATGTAAATCATTATCTTGTATTAAATAGCCACTTTTGTTATTTTCTATAATATC from Helicobacter hepaticus ATCC 51449 carries:
- the hemN gene encoding oxygen-independent coproporphyrinogen III oxidase, yielding MSGVSEKIDFGAFVKYSKSGPRYTSYPTAVEFKESWDDKAYIQALSRADSMSNLPLSIYVHLPFCRSACYYCGCNVVYTSKEEKKQHYIHYLKKELALLSKYMDTSREVVQFHFGGGTPTFFNAKELQEVISLIRNTFTHFAPSAEISCEIDPRFFVREQMEVLKDNGFNRLSFGVQDFEDKVQEAVHRKQSVELVSAAISLAREFGINSVNFDLIYGLPFQNEVTFARTLEKVVALSPDRLAIFNYAHLPWMKKTMRKIDETTLPSPAQKLEILKNTIAFLQEQDYAMIGMDHFAKKSDELYLAKQHNQLRRNFQGYTTRGFSQTIGIGLTSISEGLDYYSQNYKDMNAYESALDNGRLPVERGVRLTDEDILRKEVIMGLMNNLCLDFANIESKFNIDFKTHFAPALASLREYEEIGLVQITPQGITASPTGGMLIRNIAMAFDAYLSAHTDTKRFSKTI
- a CDS encoding LPP20 family lipoprotein, with amino-acid sequence MKSNLLKGSIIASFAVFALSGCGDLFNVGDGSGGANNGLIPPSASNQPMYSPIQAPTYPPMPGYNTNPNLLSKNPKINTLVVEKVEVPGLNKGNLEPKFDRDDEYIGRGGSNNIPNSPMLTPENEITLSAVGIGVSPENSLSPSQAFAMAKRAAIVDAYRQIGEKMYGIRVNAQDTVRDMMLQSSTVKTKVQALIRNAEVLETVYKDGLCQVNMELKLDGRIWHRILSNARA
- the argF gene encoding ornithine carbamoyltransferase, encoding MKHFLTLNDFNRDEILAMVDVALELKYESLHIGNKPYLKGKVLAMIFEKSSTRTRVSFESGIFQLGGQGIFLSHKDIQLGRGEPIKDTARVISSMVDMIMMRTSEHSRLEEFASYSSVPVINGLSDDFHPVQLIADYLTMIECGIYLTHHNPLYPTKGKGGRNPIVAYIGDGNNMAHSWINLAGILGFELRIASPIGYAPKADIITKAQDMCIQSGGKIKILNDAKEAVSNANVVVTDTWASMGQEEQKEQRKCAFANFCVDEAMMSYAQKDAIFLHCLPAYRGQEVSEGVLEGAQSKVFQEAQNRLHAQKGIMLYLARINKIPLVSVE
- a CDS encoding DUF2603 domain-containing protein, whose amino-acid sequence is MKASKQEKWLDESGENLGILRRLEGNAMLLAMESGGFSKEDLWFLQDEQGEEYVVFPQKIFVQLLSHIKNIQEEKLVMRLEKDIISQMPIDFDDAMVVAKNALESLRLNDGNLPDINTNTLAKDIKKKYPNLFFDIDYLRKSK
- a CDS encoding glycosyltransferase encodes the protein MANEQIMFYIIVPIFNVERYLRKCLDSLLSQSYTQWKAILVNDGSTDSSGEIAQEYANKDARFVTLNQENQGQSMARNAGLEYVKNLIISTNPPPQQYLNYIRFLDSDDYLQSYALEHSYHILTQYDVDVLMYSIYIAREPTTYTQVEFDWQVFPSHIEGLYTPTDLILSLGGYAMITSAGSFVSKASLIFENNITFIPHIIYEDIAFCTKSVSKCKNIYISHEQVYNYTLVPSSIMNSFVTRDNADKNYL